A window from Brachionichthys hirsutus isolate HB-005 chromosome 4, CSIRO-AGI_Bhir_v1, whole genome shotgun sequence encodes these proteins:
- the golm1 gene encoding Golgi membrane protein 1, whose product MGGLGNGRRGGRSPPLMIGALIACILLLGFNYWVSSSRNLELQTKLYELEGQVRRGAAERGVAEIKKNEFQEEIQRQKLQMTRLESLYKRQLDGAQNLCSQEKGTMQKNVSSSSKTIEELKGQLNQLNDDVGRLQKELQGCQGNIKTLNDKLTFDMTHCNSQVLTQKKLCDERVAAAKLEAQKNAEKPEASSHENTIEGAIKEGENVGTVTSAVKTSTDVILTPGLSQPEEEGQPELLTNDITVEKGPNAPVDLPPVKKPSKKEPPPVTSVVALKQDILQLSEDAVAKKEGEADVSKRLENNLTEDEGMELMDTHEEGAQMEDPAVDGMLTGQAKADEHQKLQEPDEYEGDERVVGGGDLVKQEQKKQPENTDLEQELANYNGDDENEGEFEADKQAELAEI is encoded by the exons ATGGGCGGGCTGGGGAACGGGCGACGTGGAGGGAGGTCACCCCCTCTGATGATAGGAGCTCTGATTGCCTGCATTCTACTTCTGGGCTTCAACTATTGGGTGTCCAGTTCCCGCAACCTGGAGCTACAG ACTAAGCTCTACGAGTTGGAAGGCCAGGTGCGACGGGGGGCAGCAGAGCGAGGAGTAGCAGAGATAAAGAAGAATGAGTTCCAGGAGGAGATCCAGAGACAGAAACTGCAGATGACCCGTTTGGAGAGTCTGTACAAGAGACAGCTAGATGGAGCCCAGAACCTCTGTAGCCAAGAGAAG GGAACAATGCAGAAGAACGTTTCATCCAGTTCCAAAACCATAGAGGAACTCAAAG GTCAGCTAAATCAGTTAAACGATGACGTGGGGAGGCTTCAGAAGGAGCTGCAAGGTTGCCAAGGCAACATCAAAACCCTTAATGACAAACTCACTTTTGACAT gaccCATTGTAACTCCCAGGTCCTGACCCAGAAGAAGTTGTGTGATGAGCGAGTAGCTGCTGCTAAATTGGAAGCTCAGAAGAACGCTGAGAAGCCGGAGGCCTCCTCGCAT GAAAATACTATAGAAGGAGCAATAAAAGAGGGTGAGAATGTCGGGACTGTGACTAGCGCCGTTAAGACGTCGACTGATGTCATTCTCACACCAGGCCTCTCTCAGCCTGAAGAGGAGGGACAACCTGAACTACTGACCAATGACATTACTGTGGAAAAAG GTCCCAATGCCCCTGTGGACCTGCCTCCGGTGAAGAAACCTTCTAAAAAGGAACCCCCCCCTGTTACCTCTGTTGTTGCTCTCAAGCAGGATATTTTGCAACTGTCAGAGGACGCTGTTGCCAAAAAGGAGGGTGAGGCAGATGTCAGTAAACGTTTGGAGAATAATTTGACtgaggatgaagggatggaACTGATGGATACTCATGAAGAGGGCGCCCAGATGGAAG ATCCTGCAGTCGACGGTATGCTGACTGGCCAGGCAAAGGCCGATGAACATCAGAAACTTCAGGAGCCAGATGAATATGAGGGAGATGAGCGAGTAGTAGGAGGAGGAGATCTAGTGAAACAAGAGCAGAAGAAACAGCCTGAAAATACAG ATTTGGAACAAGAGCTGGCCAACTACAACGGCGACGACGAGAATGAAGGCGAGTTTGAAGCTGACAAACAAGCTGAGCTTGCTGAAATCTAA